The nucleotide sequence AACTGTCCGCGGCGTCCGTCCGCGCGTCAAAGGCAATCACCGCCCGGGCCATCGCCAAGCACGCACCGACGCAGTCCGACTTCGGGCTGGCCACGTGATACTCGACCTCTTTGCGGGTCCAGGTGGCTGGAGCAGGGCACTGAAGGTCCTCGGTGAGCGCGACATCGGCCTGGAATGGGACGAGTGGGCCTGCAAAACCCGCGTGGCCGCTGGACAGTTGACGATCCGCGCCGACGTGGCCATGTATCCGACATGGCCCTTCCTCGGCCGCACGTACGGCCTGATCGCCTCCCCGCCGTGCCAGGCATGGAGCATGGCCGGCAAACGCCTCGGCCTACTCGACCAGCCGCTGGTGCACACGGCAGTCGAGGACCTCGCCGCCGGACGCGACACCCGCGAGCGCCTCCTCGCCGCCTGCCGCGACGAACGCTCCCTGCTCGCGGCAGAGCCGATGCGCTACCTGCATGCCCTGAACGCGGTCGGCGAGCCCGAGTGGGTCGCGATGGAGGAGGTGCCGGACGTCCTGCCGCTGTGGAAGCAGTACGCGGCAATCTTGCGGTCCTGGGGGTTCTCGGTCTGGTACGGGATCCTCAACGCCGCCGACTTCGGCGTTCCACAGACGCGCAGGCGGGCGATCCTGCTCGCCTCCCGGGTCCGTACGGCACAGCCTCCCACGCCCACGCACGCCCAAGTCGCCGAGCCGGAATCGCTGTTCGGTCCGGGCCGCGCCCGCTGGGTCAGCATGGCCGAAGCCCTGGGATGGGGCGCGACCGACCGGCCCGT is from Streptomyces asoensis and encodes:
- a CDS encoding DNA cytosine methyltransferase, coding for MILDLFAGPGGWSRALKVLGERDIGLEWDEWACKTRVAAGQLTIRADVAMYPTWPFLGRTYGLIASPPCQAWSMAGKRLGLLDQPLVHTAVEDLAAGRDTRERLLAACRDERSLLAAEPMRYLHALNAVGEPEWVAMEEVPDVLPLWKQYAAILRSWGFSVWYGILNAADFGVPQTRRRAILLASRVRTAQPPTPTHAQVAEPESLFGPGRARWVSMAEALGWGATDRPVPTVCAGGGPGGGPEPFPSGSRKTLSDARERGTWMPRLDGVVLQSRREGAGWAARHGTRENRAADAPAPTFTSEAHRWSWSLRSNNQANATVRPLSEPAGTLFFGHRANECTWVAEPVSAPANDTDVPAVPEPIRITAREAGLLQTFPANYPWAGNKGQQFSQIGNAVPPLLAGHLLAPHLGVTLDPDDFTLAA